The nucleotide window CAAAGTGCTGGGTGCTTGCTGCAGTGGAGTTTAAGCTCACCATTTTGTCTGCTTCTCCAGAGCGTCCTGAAGATCACCGTGTACTTCAGAGGCTTCTGTTCATCAGAAACGCTGAGCTCTAATGCTTCATGTCTGTCAGAGTCAGTATTCGGGTGGGTTTGGTAGACCCACTAAGGGAGTCtgtcagagggagagaggagtcaGGTAGTTCAGCGTCATCGCCCTCCCTGAACATGCGCATTGCGTACgacagacacacagaggtgTGAACGGGCTGCACTGTACAGCCGGAGAAATCAGCCGCGGCTCGGAAACGCGTGTCActctctgtgtttatgaagAGTTCAACTCCCTTTCACACCCAAATACACCGTTTGTTAGCCTTGCCTTTCTGGGTTAATCGGGGGACTTTTGATAGGCGGTGGCATCGCTGGCGTGTGCGAGGTGGTCGGATTCCGTTGCCATGACAAACCCGAAGGCTGAGCTCGTTTCCATGGTAACGGAGATAGGCCTCGGTAGGTTTTACATCACATTTGCTAGACAGAGTGTGGCCTTCCACGTGCAAACACGCGAAAAGGATTCTATTTTTATGGTTAATGTTAACTAAAAACctgtttttagatttaaaactatattttacaaaaatgagAAGAGCGAGCTCAGAACTGGTCACCGATCGATTGAATAAGGACAAGAGGATGTTTTTTTAGACGAAATATCGACATTTTATTAAACGCCAAAGCGACCTCTGAACATAGGTCTTTTTTGAAGGAGGTAAAATAAAAGCGAACCTGCAAATTTTTGGGGTAATACATGTTTCTGAGTGCTAGGGTTCAGTATCTAATTGGTAGGTGGTTCCTTGCAGCCACCAGTAGTAAACCAGCAGCTACTGGCCGCCAGTTCTTGTTGACAGTGTTCTAATGGTAGCTGGTTGTCTTTGGTAAAGATGAGCCATTGATTAGCCGCTGCTGCTGGCAACTGCAAGTGCTTTGAGTACTTATTAAAATAAGTCTTTGAACTCTATTTTGCCTTACATCTTCTTTAAACATTTACCCTCTGACATAAAATTAAGTTAAAATCTTACCCATCTGTTTGCTCATCTGTTTTATATCGGCATCACTGTGAATATTTCTGAATAAGTCTCTATAATGTCATATGTCACATCAAAACATTGCTGAATAACTTTGTGTTCATCTTAATGATATTTAAAGAACATTTGTAAAATTCCTCTTTAAACCATAGACAGTATCAAATTGTTTAAGATAATCATTCGACTATAAGATAATGAGATATATAAGACTCTTATACAGTCTGTGCTTTACGTTTAAACCCTCTGCAGTGAAATGGATCTGTGAACACCAGGTGTCGCCAGTATCTAGACCACAAGAGATCTTTTAACGAATTTTTATTGTATAATGTGCAAATGCGTCATCTTCATGTAAATAAAACCTTCAGtataaatatacaataatacaaaaatacagcTTTAGACAGAAAAATAACACTGAATACAATAtgcaatataaacataaatatcaaAACATCCTCCATGAAAAATTCATACAACTTGTTTTTACAGGACAGAAAATATTCAGTTTTATAAGGATTTTTTCCCTAAGCTTAAAGTTCATTTAGAGTGGATTACAGGGATTATGGCTTTTTAAAAGCATTCCACCtctgaatgaattaaaatgtgCCCCTAATCCCAAATTACAGTGACATTTGTTGTCTTCTGATGTACAGTGATGTTTTCCTTCATCTTTTTCTCCACCACAAGCATACTGTATGTTCCTTTCTTATTAATGTTTGGTTTCTAGTAGTCAGTAGGTTTTAGAGACATAGACTTTGTTGTAAAGGCTTTTTCACTTGGACAGACGGGTTACATTTAAACACGCTAGTTCGTAATGATATGTTTGCTTTGAGGTGTAGGTTCCAAAGTACACTTTCTAGTGGTGTTCTCTTTATCTTGACACCAAACCTGCATAAACTCAGTAGTAAGTTGTTTGACAGTGAACACCATCAATATGTTAATAATGCTTTTAGTCTTCGGGTGTAAACAAAGTGCTGGGTTTCTAGTGACCCTGAGGCTGGTTGACTTGACCCATGAATAGTACAGAACCTGTGAAATAAAACCGATACATTAGTATATGCGCAAAGATATTACTTACAAACAATTCACACTCAAACTAGCTGAGAGCAAAACCTACCTGTTGGCTTGTGTTGGATGAAAAAGAGGAATGGACGGTCCAACATGTGCTCTTCTATAGCCATACGAGAGTAGATTATGGCAGCTATAGAAACACAAACATGTAATTAATTTCTAGTTCatatatttagaaaaatattGGAGTGTTTTACCAGTGGATAGTGGCAATTTAAAGCGGTTAGTGATGATTATAAGTAGTAGTTGTCTGTACCTGTGGCAGAGGAGCCCTGGGTTCCCTCTTCATTCACATCAATCTTAACCCTTTGCAGGACATCAGATACACACAGTGGTTCTTCAGCTGTGGCAGAAAGATAACGACGTTAGGTATAACATCAAACTCTTTAAACAACTCTGATGTCATATAAtgtaatgttaaatgttttagTTCCCTAAAGAACCTGTCCTTAAATTTCTACCtgttttgcattattttttctttaaaaacataaatcaaaTTTTGGTAATGTAACTTACAAACAATGACATTTATAAAAGCATTTTCTTTTGTGTCTctacaatatttttttattagaacTGTTAAATACAATCTTAACCATTTCTGCAGCTAACAGTGGCCTACCAGTGTTagtagaaaatattttatttgattgtttaaaatgtctttgttgAGTGGCCATTAGAGGGCCTacataaaaaggaaaaaatacagttaaatataCTTACTGGTGATGCGAGAGAAATCTGCCTTGCTCTGGCTAAAGATGTCCCCGAGACCCAGTTTGCTCAGTGTAGACTTCAGATCAATTTCTGTGTCAATGGAGAACCTAGACATAACATTGATACCTGCATTAGACTCATAGTCTAAAATGTCTCACTCTGAAATAGAGTCACCAGTTGAGAAGAGTTTCTCTCTTACCTGGGTAGCACCAGCTGGCGGTTAACCTTCTTGAGGTGCTTTGTCCATTCCTGGACTTTGTTGCTACTGAGCTCTTTGATCAGAGTGGACACCGGTACATCCTTCTCAAACGATGACACCAAGAACATGCTCAGTGCATTCCCTTCATATGGCACCTCAATGACGTCGTAATCAGTGCCTTCCTTGGTAACAAATTCACCTGGATGGAGagaaatgtttgtttaagaACTTTAAGAACTGGAAATTAATTCAAACCtcacttttcattcatttatttattgggcACAACAGTTATGAAATTATAGTTCTAGATTCCAGTACCAATTATGAGTATTTAACAACTCCAGTACACTATCATTTTGGATTAATAATTAAGCTAACACTAGTAGTTGAAAAAATCGGATAGTGCTTAAAAGTCTCAGTTCTGCTTTGAAATTTTTAAACTCAGCAGAAGATCATTGTCACAGCATCACATTCTTGACTTTGTGTTATTGACAGAATTTCTGCTTATGTCAGTAAACCCATGGATTTTTAAATTTTGGCCTATTAAAATGGACAAACAAAGCAGTCAATTAGGACCCAGTCAATACATCTGATACACTCACCATAGTTGAACTTCTGAGTTGTTCTCATCATTGGCACTGGCACTGCACTGCCATTAGCACCATAGAAAAGCATCTCCATGGTCAGCTTGGGGTCAAAAGGTGTCTTCCAGAGGCCGTGGAAGTGTAGGGCATTTATTAGCGCCAAGCGTGTTTGTTCACTCAGCACTCCATCTGGCAGGAAGTTTGGCATCATGCCTGAGcaaagaggaggaggacagaGTTCAGAACGTGTTGCAATGTCCAGTCTGTAACTGCTGTATAACAAGTAAACACTTTAACAATCATTTACACCAGGTTTTAGAATCATAAAAGCATCCAGTCATTTAGAGTTATCCAAACCGCTTAAAGACTGTTGAAGTTTACAGTTTCATACAGTGACAAAATCCCCCTGACTCTAcaccaaataaaataatgatcTCTTCTTAGGTTAAATGTATAGTTCAAGAAAAAATGTAACACAATTACTTTGTTGAGcacatgtttatattttgaaaaGTTCTTTACGCAAACTCAGATTAGCTTTTCTCTATCGCTCGCTTGCTCTTGCTCGCACACATAGAACATACCTCCAGTTCTGTCTGACACCCAGGAGTTGATGACCTGCAGGGCTGCCTCTGGCTGGCTGAAGTCCACCTGGTGGGGGACACTCTGAAATGCTTTGGAAAGGCTGCGCCTGAAGCCCTTCTCTAAGATCAGCTTTCTGTCCACTATTACACCACTAGCCACCTCCACTCCATGCTCACTGTCCAGATCCCTCTGGAGTAGCCTCTGCTGTCGTGCCATTCCACGTTCTGTAAGTAAATTATATTGCTTTTTAGAGAATGTTATGACATTGCAACCAAACTACATCTtttgataaaaatattttataaccaTATTTTAACGTGCTGTCTCTATTCCTACCTTTCAGAGAATAGCCCATCTGACTTTTGAGGCTTGCTAGTGTGCTGCCGTAAGCTCCAAGCTGAGCCATACCCATCACTGAAGAGATGCCGTAAGGCGACATGGCAAAATTTTGGTCTGAATAGGATAGGGCAGCTTCAGAGAAAACCCGCAGTCCAAAATCTGTTTGCTGCTTTTGCAGGAGGCTCCCCAGCGTTGATCCATAAAAGGCGAGGGTCAAGAACACAACGAGTGTCTGCATTCTGCATTGGGATAGAAGAATAAGAAGTGTCAAGACTGTAAGGTATTTGCCTACGTAACTCAATGGGTAGTATCACTGTTTTCAACACAATCAATTAGCATTTGATTCCCCACATGAATAATCACTCTACGCTAAACCAGTATTTGCCTTCTGTAACATGATTTAATTGTAAATCcctctgagtgtgtgattaatGTATAAACGTTAAAAAGctttgaatgaataaatatgaccTATTAAAAACCTTTCACCaaggtattttttttaaagcagtggtGAAACTTGCATCACAATTTGGGGTGCTTTAACCCAGGCTTTGGCATATACTGCTCTGAATTGTTTAAGCTGCTCAGCTCtcttagaaataaaaaaaagttgccTGAAAACAAATGGTCCGCAGCCAAACCTCAAGGAACATTGAAATCTGTGAACGTGGTTTTGGGTCACATATTCCCCTCTATGCTACAACACCCACAGTGTAAATACAGAGCTATGCTGTTCATGTTTGCTTAACCTGACTCACTTTTCCATCACTCAAAAAGCCTATTCACAAAAtacttttttcatttacatGAGCTATTCTTACTCTTACAAACACCAAGACTCAAAAGAAGCAGCATTCAACATGTGCCTGTGAGTATACACATTTTACTTGACAGCAATCATGCAAGCATTGCTTGATGCTTTGGATGCATATCAAATGCTAAGCATCAACATCAGAAGGTTATAAAGTCCCCAATTTAATCCCCCAACATCACTACCacacctcactaatgctcttgtggatGAAGGCAATCAGATACTAGCAAAAATGTTTCAacatgtgttgtgttgtgttgtaaaaaTGTCCAAGAAGATTAGAGTATGTTAGTGCATCTAAGGGGGTTAACAGCCttaatattattcattttaaaataagtactgaaTGAGAAAGTGTCcaaatgtacatttttgggATATGAGCAGCTGTTCTGTCCTACATTAAAGAATCAAACAGCTGTAATGCAGCCAAGGATTTAAACAAGACTATAACCATAACCAGGTGAtgcaatgtaaataaaaagatgTTCTAAATATATAAGGAGACCAGAGTATTCcaaatcatttcaaaataataat belongs to Hoplias malabaricus isolate fHopMal1 chromosome 9, fHopMal1.hap1, whole genome shotgun sequence and includes:
- the serpine1 gene encoding plasminogen activator inhibitor 1; the encoded protein is MQTLVVFLTLAFYGSTLGSLLQKQQTDFGLRVFSEAALSYSDQNFAMSPYGISSVMGMAQLGAYGSTLASLKSQMGYSLKERGMARQQRLLQRDLDSEHGVEVASGVIVDRKLILEKGFRRSLSKAFQSVPHQVDFSQPEAALQVINSWVSDRTGGMMPNFLPDGVLSEQTRLALINALHFHGLWKTPFDPKLTMEMLFYGANGSAVPVPMMRTTQKFNYGEFVTKEGTDYDVIEVPYEGNALSMFLVSSFEKDVPVSTLIKELSSNKVQEWTKHLKKVNRQLVLPRFSIDTEIDLKSTLSKLGLGDIFSQSKADFSRITTEEPLCVSDVLQRVKIDVNEEGTQGSSATAAIIYSRMAIEEHMLDRPFLFFIQHKPTGSVLFMGQVNQPQGH